In Methylobacterium aquaticum, the following are encoded in one genomic region:
- a CDS encoding SDR family oxidoreductase, with translation MARILLTGATGFLGGAVLHQALSRRDGAEWVCLVRCTSVEQGRQRIAARLSRFTDPFTAQRLARLVEVVPGDFTRADLDADPRLDSITHVLHLAADTSWWGEERVSRTNHDGTLALARRARAMPRLARFLHVSTAMICGAEAPSLVEEAAFPSPQARHLVAYTVSKAAAETSLAGSFADLPIVVARPSIVVGHSTLGAAPSSSILWVIRAADRLRLVPCAPESAVDIIPVDWTADTLLGLLRKPQLAHTLYHVSAGEGARARWDDLMRAFAAADPAGGPRDDFTRFDLVADRALLRRRFAETFGLDGALKQAMLRAVRAYYAFCSLDLTFSNARLLAEGFAPPPSFTDYLKVCLENAPEIAEQFADDLEMFVAPEPAQGPAQGPAPVLPRTARA, from the coding sequence GTGGCACGGATATTACTGACGGGCGCAACCGGTTTCCTGGGCGGCGCCGTTCTTCACCAGGCCCTGAGCCGGCGCGACGGCGCGGAGTGGGTCTGTCTCGTGCGCTGCACCAGCGTCGAGCAGGGCCGCCAGCGAATCGCCGCGCGGCTGTCGCGCTTCACCGACCCGTTCACCGCCCAGCGCCTCGCACGCCTCGTCGAGGTGGTGCCGGGCGACTTCACCCGCGCCGACCTCGATGCCGACCCGCGGCTCGATTCGATCACCCACGTGCTGCACCTGGCCGCCGACACCTCGTGGTGGGGCGAGGAGCGGGTGAGCCGCACCAACCACGACGGTACCCTGGCGCTCGCCCGCCGCGCCCGCGCCATGCCGCGCCTCGCCCGATTCCTGCACGTCAGCACCGCGATGATCTGCGGCGCGGAGGCTCCCTCCCTCGTCGAGGAGGCGGCCTTTCCCTCGCCCCAGGCGCGCCACCTCGTCGCCTACACGGTCTCGAAGGCGGCGGCCGAGACCTCGCTTGCCGGCAGCTTCGCCGACCTGCCGATCGTGGTCGCCCGTCCCTCGATCGTCGTCGGGCATTCGACGCTGGGGGCGGCGCCGAGCTCGAGCATCCTGTGGGTGATCCGCGCCGCCGACCGCCTGCGGCTGGTGCCCTGCGCGCCCGAGAGCGCGGTCGACATCATCCCGGTCGACTGGACCGCCGACACCCTGCTCGGCCTGCTGCGCAAGCCGCAGCTCGCCCACACACTCTACCACGTCTCGGCCGGCGAGGGCGCGCGGGCCCGCTGGGACGACCTGATGCGCGCCTTCGCGGCGGCCGATCCGGCGGGCGGCCCGCGCGACGACTTCACGCGCTTCGACCTCGTCGCCGACCGGGCGCTGCTGCGCCGGCGCTTCGCCGAGACCTTCGGCCTCGACGGGGCCCTGAAGCAGGCGATGCTGCGGGCGGTGCGGGCCTACTACGCCTTCTGCTCCCTCGACCTGACCTTCTCGAACGCGCGGCTCCTCGCCGAGGGGTTCGCTCCGCCGCCCTCCTTCACCGACTACCTGAAGGTCTGCCTGGAGAACGCGCCCGAGATCGCCGAGCAATTCGCCGACGACCTCGAGATGTTCGTGGCGCCGGAGCCGGCCCAAGGTCCCGCGCAGGGTCCCGCTCCGGTCCTGCCGCGGACGGCGCGCGCATGA
- a CDS encoding ATP-binding response regulator, whose product MTEDVASLHRRIAKLERINAALMSQVERTMDQRGSAYSLFQTAITLEGQVRSRTEELTALMRSLERTNQDLTAAKEEAERANRSKTRFLAAASHDLLQPLNAARLSISALAEMRMEPEPRAVVGQVERGLQTIEDLIKTLLDISKLDAGLIQPVVRPLRVADVLEGIEASFGPLAARKGLRLSVRGGRYWVRSDLVLLQRILQNLVSNAIRYTAAGGVLVAARKRGSEIRIDVVDSGAGIPADEQELIFEEFHRGGRESVDGEIALGLGLSIVRRSAQALGHPLSLESRVGHGSRFSLHLDPCAPEPPRPAPSLVPPTSLTGARIALIENDKPALEALARLFHGWDANAFAARDHLSLVRLLGTTWSPDVVVADFHLDGGACGLDTVEWLRSVHGHDIPAVITTADHSSEVEARVRAARCELVHKPLKPAQLRALLAHLLSRG is encoded by the coding sequence ATGACCGAGGACGTCGCCTCCCTCCACCGCCGCATCGCCAAGCTGGAGCGCATCAACGCCGCCCTGATGTCCCAGGTCGAGCGCACGATGGACCAGCGCGGCAGCGCCTATTCGCTGTTCCAGACCGCCATCACCCTCGAGGGCCAGGTCCGTTCCCGCACCGAGGAGCTGACGGCCCTGATGCGCAGCCTCGAGCGCACGAACCAGGACCTGACCGCGGCCAAGGAGGAGGCCGAGCGGGCCAACCGCTCGAAGACCCGCTTCCTCGCCGCGGCGAGCCACGACCTGCTCCAGCCCCTCAACGCCGCGCGGCTGTCGATCTCGGCGCTGGCCGAGATGCGGATGGAGCCGGAGCCCCGCGCCGTCGTCGGCCAGGTCGAGCGCGGGCTGCAGACGATCGAGGACCTGATCAAGACGCTCCTCGACATCTCGAAGCTCGATGCCGGGCTGATCCAGCCGGTGGTGCGGCCCCTGCGCGTCGCCGACGTGCTGGAGGGCATCGAGGCGAGCTTCGGGCCGCTCGCCGCCCGCAAGGGCCTGCGCCTGTCGGTGCGCGGCGGCCGGTACTGGGTGAGGAGCGACCTGGTGCTGCTCCAGCGCATCCTCCAGAACCTGGTCTCGAACGCGATCCGCTACACCGCCGCCGGCGGCGTGCTGGTGGCGGCGCGCAAGCGCGGCTCCGAGATCCGGATCGACGTGGTCGATTCCGGCGCCGGCATCCCGGCGGACGAGCAGGAGCTGATCTTCGAGGAATTCCACCGCGGCGGGCGCGAGAGCGTCGACGGCGAGATCGCGCTCGGCCTCGGCCTGTCGATCGTCCGGCGCTCGGCCCAGGCCCTCGGGCATCCCCTGAGCCTCGAGAGCCGGGTCGGCCACGGCTCGCGCTTCAGCCTGCATCTCGATCCGTGCGCCCCCGAGCCGCCCCGGCCCGCGCCCTCCCTGGTGCCGCCGACGAGCCTGACCGGTGCCCGCATCGCGCTGATCGAGAACGACAAGCCGGCGCTCGAGGCCCTGGCGCGGCTCTTCCACGGCTGGGACGCCAACGCGTTTGCGGCCCGCGACCACCTGAGCCTGGTGCGGCTGCTCGGGACGACCTGGAGCCCCGACGTCGTCGTCGCCGATTTCCACCTCGACGGCGGCGCGTGCGGCCTCGACACCGTGGAATGGCTGCGCTCCGTCCACGGCCACGACATCCCGGCGGTCATCACTACCGCCGACCACTCCTCGGAGGTCGAGGCGCGGGTGCGGGCGGCGCGCTGCGAACTGGTGCACAAGCCGCTCAAGCCCGCGCAGCTGCGGGCGCTGCTCGCCCATCTGCTGAGCCGCGGCTGA
- a CDS encoding response regulator — MHLIIVDDHPLFRDALSSAVRLAFPAAEVEEADGIESACAALSRGRSIDLTLLDLTMQGVNGFDGLIAIRTRFPRIPVLVVSGLDDPRIMREALAHGAAGFVPKAAGKPVLIRAITDVLNGAVFVPEGVAGPAEAPGRKAGKAPIAERIAELTPQQVRVLLMIRQGKLNKQIAHELGVGDSTVKAHVSEILRKLGVISRTQIVIETANLDYDHILAGLPSS; from the coding sequence ATGCACCTGATCATCGTGGACGATCATCCGCTGTTCCGCGATGCCTTGAGCAGCGCGGTGCGCCTCGCCTTCCCGGCCGCGGAGGTCGAGGAGGCGGACGGGATCGAGAGCGCCTGCGCGGCCCTGTCCCGCGGCCGCTCGATCGACCTGACCCTGCTCGACCTGACCATGCAGGGCGTCAACGGCTTCGACGGGCTGATCGCGATCCGTACCCGCTTCCCGCGCATCCCGGTGCTGGTGGTCTCGGGCCTCGACGATCCGCGCATCATGCGCGAGGCGCTGGCCCACGGCGCCGCCGGCTTCGTGCCGAAGGCGGCCGGCAAGCCGGTGCTGATCCGCGCGATCACCGACGTGCTCAACGGCGCGGTGTTCGTGCCCGAGGGCGTGGCCGGCCCGGCCGAGGCCCCGGGCCGCAAGGCCGGCAAGGCCCCGATCGCCGAGCGCATCGCCGAGCTGACCCCGCAGCAGGTGCGGGTGCTGCTGATGATCCGCCAGGGCAAGCTCAACAAGCAGATCGCCCACGAGCTCGGCGTCGGCGATTCGACCGTGAAGGCCCACGTCTCGGAGATCCTGCGCAAGCTCGGGGTCATCAGCCGGACCCAGATCGTGATCGAGACGGCGAATCTGGATTACGACCACATTCTGGCGGGTTTGCCGTCGAGCTGA
- a CDS encoding FIST N-terminal domain-containing protein — MARVSAQGTRTRSHRCGIQTAWTEAAGAEAAVAAIAESLDVARIAHLVIFFSPVYGVEALNAALARAFPGVRVAGCTSSGEISPMAGLDRGLVAIAFPHEGFRIASTVLEAVDNLDAERAAASIRSLRCAHERISRGGQRFAISLIDGLANAEETVIATIGFGLDGVPLVGGSAGDELTFSETALIHDGQVHRRAAILLLIESDFPVEIFKNDNFEPTGVKFVVTETDEEQRTVRELNAEPAAVEYANALGLDPDALTPTSFAAHPLVVRVGGDYFCRSIRHLNPDQSLSFHCAIESGVVLTLARQKDLVEATRDELARLDARLGGVDLVIGFECVLRRLDAEIHQARHSIAELYRHYNVVGFETYGEQYRSMHLNQTFTGIAIGRPAGS; from the coding sequence TTGGCGCGAGTTTCGGCGCAAGGCACACGGACGCGCTCGCACCGTTGCGGGATCCAGACCGCCTGGACCGAGGCGGCCGGGGCCGAGGCCGCCGTGGCGGCGATCGCCGAGTCCCTCGACGTCGCCCGCATCGCCCATCTCGTCATTTTCTTCTCGCCGGTCTACGGCGTCGAGGCGCTGAACGCCGCGCTCGCCCGCGCCTTCCCGGGCGTGCGGGTCGCCGGCTGCACCTCCTCGGGCGAGATCAGCCCGATGGCCGGGCTCGATCGCGGCCTCGTGGCGATCGCCTTCCCGCACGAGGGGTTCCGCATCGCCTCGACGGTGCTGGAGGCGGTCGACAACCTCGATGCCGAGCGGGCCGCCGCCTCGATCCGCTCCTTGCGCTGCGCCCACGAGCGGATCTCGCGGGGCGGGCAGCGCTTCGCGATCTCGCTCATCGACGGCCTCGCCAATGCCGAGGAGACGGTGATCGCCACGATCGGCTTCGGGCTCGACGGGGTGCCCCTCGTCGGCGGCTCGGCCGGGGACGAGCTGACCTTCTCCGAGACCGCCCTGATCCATGACGGGCAGGTGCATCGCCGTGCGGCGATCCTGCTGCTGATCGAGTCCGATTTCCCGGTCGAGATCTTCAAGAACGACAATTTCGAGCCGACCGGCGTCAAGTTCGTGGTCACCGAGACCGACGAGGAGCAGCGCACCGTGCGCGAGCTCAACGCCGAGCCGGCGGCGGTCGAGTATGCCAACGCGCTCGGCCTCGATCCCGACGCGCTGACGCCGACGAGCTTCGCCGCGCATCCGCTCGTGGTGCGGGTCGGCGGCGACTACTTCTGCCGCTCGATCCGCCACCTCAACCCGGACCAGTCCCTGAGCTTCCACTGCGCCATCGAGAGCGGCGTGGTGCTGACGCTCGCGCGCCAGAAGGACTTGGTCGAGGCGACCCGGGACGAACTGGCCCGGCTCGACGCGCGGCTCGGCGGCGTCGACCTGGTGATCGGCTTCGAATGCGTGCTGCGCCGCCTCGACGCCGAGATCCACCAGGCCCGCCACAGCATCGCCGAGCTGTACCGGCACTACAACGTCGTCGGCTTCGAGACCTATGGCGAGCAATACCGCTCGATGCACCTGAACCAGACCTTCACGGGCATCGCCATCGGCCGGCCCGCCGGCTCGTGA
- a CDS encoding tautomerase family protein, which produces MPLVTLTLKRERPGSERRAIADAVHAALVESIGIPPDDRFQVVSHHFDDVIYDPGYLGIARSDDLVMVQVHLSTGRSVAQKKALFAAIANNLGEFGIRPEDVFVTLVEIARENWSFGHGIAQYADAAPSHLAGTA; this is translated from the coding sequence ATGCCCCTGGTCACCCTCACCCTGAAGCGCGAACGCCCTGGATCGGAGCGGCGCGCCATCGCGGATGCGGTTCACGCCGCCCTCGTCGAGAGCATCGGCATTCCGCCCGACGACCGCTTCCAGGTCGTCTCGCACCACTTCGACGATGTGATCTACGATCCGGGTTACCTCGGCATCGCGCGCAGCGACGACCTGGTGATGGTGCAGGTCCATCTCTCGACCGGGCGCAGCGTCGCTCAGAAGAAGGCGTTGTTCGCGGCGATCGCGAACAATCTCGGCGAGTTCGGGATCAGGCCGGAGGACGTGTTCGTGACGCTGGTCGAGATCGCCCGGGAGAACTGGTCCTTCGGTCACGGCATCGCCCAATACGCCGACGCGGCCCCGTCCCATCTCGCGGGTACGGCCTGA
- a CDS encoding DMT family transporter yields the protein MNPFLILAVAIGAEITATLALKAADGLTRPGPTVLVALGYGTALWLMSSSMDMLPIGVVYAIWAGVGMVGAALGGAILFGEPVTPLMILGIGVIAVGVGILAAAQVHT from the coding sequence ATGAACCCGTTCCTGATCCTCGCGGTGGCGATCGGCGCCGAGATTACCGCGACGCTCGCCCTCAAGGCGGCCGACGGCCTCACCCGCCCGGGCCCCACGGTCCTCGTGGCGCTCGGCTACGGCACCGCCCTGTGGCTGATGTCGAGCAGCATGGACATGCTGCCGATCGGGGTCGTCTACGCGATCTGGGCCGGGGTGGGCATGGTCGGCGCCGCGCTCGGCGGGGCGATCCTCTTCGGCGAGCCGGTGACGCCCCTGATGATCCTCGGCATCGGGGTCATCGCGGTCGGCGTCGGCATCCTGGCGGCGGCCCAGGTTCATACCTGA
- a CDS encoding TetR/AcrR family transcriptional regulator: MARPGSSKREAIVAATKALLWERGYEATSPRDVLALSGAGQGSLYHHFPGKREVAAAALAEMAEEEIAVIDGLFSPGTPPLDRIRAYLTRERQALRGCRLARLSNESAMEEPALREPVAAYVGHIQARLRASLEEADAAGGLAPGIAPAALAAMLIAVVEGGYVLARVHWNEAAMREAIDGAVQVLDAVTRPRA; this comes from the coding sequence GTGGCACGGCCAGGATCATCGAAGCGCGAGGCGATCGTCGCGGCGACGAAGGCGCTGCTGTGGGAGCGCGGCTACGAGGCGACGAGCCCGCGGGACGTGCTGGCGCTGAGCGGCGCCGGCCAGGGCAGCCTCTATCATCACTTTCCCGGCAAGCGGGAGGTGGCCGCCGCGGCGCTCGCCGAGATGGCAGAAGAAGAGATCGCGGTGATCGACGGGCTGTTCTCGCCCGGAACCCCGCCCCTCGACCGAATCCGCGCCTATCTCACCCGCGAGCGGCAGGCCCTGCGCGGCTGCCGCCTGGCGCGGCTCTCCAACGAATCCGCCATGGAGGAGCCGGCCCTGCGCGAGCCGGTCGCGGCCTATGTCGGGCATATCCAGGCGCGGTTGCGCGCGAGCCTGGAGGAGGCGGATGCGGCGGGCGGCCTCGCGCCGGGAATCGCGCCAGCCGCGCTCGCGGCCATGCTGATCGCCGTGGTCGAGGGCGGCTACGTGCTCGCCCGCGTGCACTGGAACGAGGCGGCGATGCGCGAGGCGATCGACGGCGCCGTGCAGGTGCTCGACGCCGTCACCCGCCCTCGGGCGTGA
- the bluB gene encoding 5,6-dimethylbenzimidazole synthase: MSPPEFGADFRARFAELIAWRRDVRRFRPDPVPEAALRESLALACLSPSVGNSQPWRFVRVSNPERRAAVTASFTRCNDAAASSYDDARASAYRSLKLAGLREAPVHLAVFCDEATAAGHGLGRATMPEMLRYSAVTAVHTFWLAARSHGLGVGWVSILCPEEVTAALDVPPSWRLIAYLCVGYPAEEHADPELVRHGWQERQGTGVMTER, translated from the coding sequence ATGAGCCCGCCGGAATTCGGGGCGGACTTCCGGGCCCGCTTCGCGGAGCTGATCGCCTGGCGCCGCGACGTGCGGCGCTTCCGTCCCGATCCGGTGCCGGAGGCGGCGTTGCGCGAGAGCCTGGCGCTCGCCTGCCTCAGCCCCTCGGTCGGCAACAGCCAGCCCTGGCGCTTCGTGCGGGTGTCGAACCCTGAGCGGCGCGCCGCCGTGACGGCGAGCTTCACCCGCTGCAACGACGCGGCGGCTTCCTCCTACGATGACGCGCGCGCCAGCGCCTATCGCAGCCTCAAGCTCGCGGGCCTGCGGGAGGCGCCGGTGCATCTCGCGGTGTTCTGCGACGAGGCCACGGCGGCCGGCCACGGCCTCGGCCGCGCCACCATGCCGGAGATGCTGCGCTACTCCGCCGTCACGGCGGTCCACACCTTCTGGCTCGCGGCGCGCAGCCACGGCCTCGGCGTCGGCTGGGTCTCGATCCTGTGTCCCGAGGAGGTCACCGCCGCCCTCGATGTGCCACCGTCCTGGCGGCTGATCGCCTATCTCTGCGTCGGCTATCCGGCCGAGGAGCATGCCGACCCGGAGCTGGTGCGGCACGGCTGGCAGGAACGGCAGGGCACGGGGGTGATGACGGAGCGCTGA